A window of Arcobacter acticola genomic DNA:
AATACCCACGAAAAATAAAATAGTTTCATATTTTTTATTACACTTTTTGGATCTTTTAATAAAGATATATCAACTGTTTTTGGAATATCTTTTCGTAAAAGTAACCATAAAAAAAGTATTGAAACTACAACACTTACAATAAAAGGAATAATCATATTTAAAAAATATTCTACAAATCCAATACTAAAATAATTAGCTGTAACTATATTTGTAAGGTTTGAAAATACAAAAGGCAAAGAAGCACTATCGCTTATAAATCCACCTGCTAATAAAAATGCAACTATTGTTTTTATATTCAATTGTAATATTCTCATTTTAGCAAGTAAAATAGGAGTTAAAATAAGTGCCGCTCCATCATTTGCGAATAAAGCTGAAACAAAAGCTCCAAGTAAAATAGAATAGATAAACATTTTAAGTCCATCTCCATTTGAAAATTTCGCCATTTTTAAAGCTGCCCACTCAAAAAAACCAATCTCATCTAAAACCATAGATAAAATTATAATTCCTATAAAAGCGAGTGTTGCATCCCAAACTATGTTTGTAACAGTTAATACATCAGTAAAGCTAACAACTCCTAGAACTAAAGCTACGATTGCTCCAACAACAGCTGTCGTTCCAATTTGTAGATTTTTTGGTTGCCATATCACAAATATAAGTGTGATTATAAAAATAGAACTTGCAAGTATCATAGGTCTGACTCTTTTATTTCATCATTTGTAGCTTTTAATTCATAAATAAAAGTATCAATATCAATTTCATCATATCTTTCAACTGTTACTTCTTTACGTTCAAACTCTAAGCCCTCAAACTCATCTAATTTTTCCCAATGGTTTATTAAATTATCTGAATAAAATAAAAATCCATGAACTGTATCCCCATTAGTGTCTAGCTTAATCCCAGGATATCCCATACTAGCACTCCAACCTGCATCTTTTAGATAACCTCTTACAGTTGCTGGTACAAATTTTCCTACGATATTTTCCAGAACATGACCATTTGGACAGTTTGGCATTAAAGTTCCATATACAAAAAGTGTCTCTTTCAATTGTTTTCCTTTGTTTCACAAGCTTTTTTTAAAACTGGTAATTCTATTTGTAAAGTATTAATCTCTTTTATACAAGAGTTTCTAAACTCATCAAGGGGAAAACGAACACTATAATAAGCCCATCTTCCTTCCCTTTGAACATTTAAAAATCCTGCTTCTTTTAAGATTTTTAAATGTCTTGAAAGTCTTGATTGAATCATATCAAATGAATTTTCCAAATCACAAACACAACATTTACCATTTATATTTATAAATTTAAGTAGTTTTACTCTTGTTTCATCATTTAAGGCACTAGTTGTTTTTAAAAATATATCCATATTAGTTCCTTCTTTTTTAAAACTATATCATAATTAAATTAATATATCAAGATATCTTGATGTATTAATTTAAAATATTTGATAATTACTTAAAAAAAGTAATTATCATAGGAAGAAAAACAGCTGTAAATATTCCACTAAGTCCCATTGCAAGTGCTGAAAAAGCAGCGGCTTTTTCACTTATTTCAATGGCCCTTGCAGTACCAATTCCATGTGATACCAAACCAAGTGCAAAACCTTTTGAAGTATCATATTTTATATTTATAAGTTTAAAAACAATTGTTCCAAACAAAGCCCCTATAATTCCAGTTATTAAAACAAATCCAACAGCCAATGATGGAATAGCACCTATTTGCTCTGATGTTATAATTGCAATCGGAGCAGTTATTGATTTTGTAGTCATTGATAAAATTGTTGGAAGTTCTGCTCCAAAAATCCATAATAAAGACACTGCAATTGCTATTGAAAAAATACCTGCAATAAAAAGAGTAAGAACTATTGGAATAAAAAGTGATTTTATATATTTTAGATTTTTATATAAGGGTAAAGCCAAGGCGACAGTTGCAGGGCCCAAGAAAAAGTGAATAATTTCAACACTCTTAAAATACTCTTCAAAAGATGTATTTGTATATATTATTAAACTTAAAAGTATCACATAAGCTATAATTATTGGTTGTAATAGTGTGTGTTTATTAAACTTTTCATAGATTATGATTCCTAGTTTAAAAGCAGCTAATGTTAAAATCAACCATGTAAGGGGAGTTGAATGTATATAATTTATTAATGCATCATAATTCATTTTTTTCCCCTTTAATAGTAAGATAATCCATAAATTTTGCACTAAAAGCCAAAGCTACAATCGTTCCCACAAATAAAGCAATTGCAATTGCCCAAAACTCTTTTGTAATAATATCAATTTGAGTAATTATTCCCATAGCAGCAGGTATAAATAAAAGTGGCAAATATCTTAAATGCAAAGCAACTGCATTATCAAGACTAATAAAACTTCCTTTTCTAACTAATAAAAACAACAATAATAAAATCATACCAATAACAGGTCCAGGCACTAAGAGTTCAAAAAACTTAGCAATACACTCCCCTAAAAATTGGAAGAACAATAAAACAATAATACCTTTTAACATATAAATCCTTTTAATAATTTGTACTATACTAAAATTTCTCTTAGGATAAAAAGTTAAAGATTTTAAATAATTGTTATATAATTAAGTATATAACA
This region includes:
- a CDS encoding arsenic transporter, producing MILASSIFIITLIFVIWQPKNLQIGTTAVVGAIVALVLGVVSFTDVLTVTNIVWDATLAFIGIIILSMVLDEIGFFEWAALKMAKFSNGDGLKMFIYSILLGAFVSALFANDGAALILTPILLAKMRILQLNIKTIVAFLLAGGFISDSASLPFVFSNLTNIVTANYFSIGFVEYFLNMIIPFIVSVVVSILFLWLLLRKDIPKTVDISLLKDPKSVIKNMKLFYFSWVFLAILLAGYFIGDAYDLPISIFALGGGIIFLIIATMSKTVEPIRIIKEAPWQVVWFSIGLYIVVYGLKNAGLTDYLTIVLKDLSLRGDTIAVVGTGFIAAFLSAIMNNMPTIMIMDIAMHDIGNQAMIYANIVGCNLGPKMTPFGSLATLLWLHVLAKKGVKISFAQYSKFGLIITPPVLLLVLLAI
- a CDS encoding gamma-glutamylcyclotransferase family protein translates to MKETLFVYGTLMPNCPNGHVLENIVGKFVPATVRGYLKDAGWSASMGYPGIKLDTNGDTVHGFLFYSDNLINHWEKLDEFEGLEFERKEVTVERYDEIDIDTFIYELKATNDEIKESDL
- a CDS encoding ArsR/SmtB family transcription factor; its protein translation is MDIFLKTTSALNDETRVKLLKFININGKCCVCDLENSFDMIQSRLSRHLKILKEAGFLNVQREGRWAYYSVRFPLDEFRNSCIKEINTLQIELPVLKKACETKENN
- a CDS encoding LrgB family protein gives rise to the protein MNYDALINYIHSTPLTWLILTLAAFKLGIIIYEKFNKHTLLQPIIIAYVILLSLIIYTNTSFEEYFKSVEIIHFFLGPATVALALPLYKNLKYIKSLFIPIVLTLFIAGIFSIAIAVSLLWIFGAELPTILSMTTKSITAPIAIITSEQIGAIPSLAVGFVLITGIIGALFGTIVFKLINIKYDTSKGFALGLVSHGIGTARAIEISEKAAAFSALAMGLSGIFTAVFLPMIITFFK
- a CDS encoding CidA/LrgA family protein; the encoded protein is MLKGIIVLLFFQFLGECIAKFFELLVPGPVIGMILLLLFLLVRKGSFISLDNAVALHLRYLPLLFIPAAMGIITQIDIITKEFWAIAIALFVGTIVALAFSAKFMDYLTIKGEKNEL